One Bos indicus x Bos taurus breed Angus x Brahman F1 hybrid chromosome 6, Bos_hybrid_MaternalHap_v2.0, whole genome shotgun sequence genomic window carries:
- the MEPE gene encoding matrix extracellular phosphoglycoprotein: MRIFCLELLLFSLTLAAPTLQPQAEKKKQDYVEEQRITYKGRHEKHGYYMFKYVSTSSGRKNQTDMKQEEKNKGIALPHSGKRSQEPAPKENIVLKKEEDLFLPRTNENNKSTKSQSLSGNKQSTNEDYIISSKENAHSDLKMSIYPESKGKHRAEDRDSAIRKLHSQEGYGAALIRNSMYHGMEPRTVTELLGGENKENKPRNVLGKIPADANYAKAPSQLKNHQRDSQAQNIPVKSKSTHLTQHNMDYLKQLPKVKKIPSDFEGSGYPDLQGRGDNDLSPFSGDGPPFKDISGKGDAIDPDRKGTDIQTELSIPSETETTSPDAKGPGYNEIPEKERNGRKTTGTRGKTAQEANTDVSLVEGSNDIIGGTDFKKLPGQEGNRVHGGSQDAHQGEIEFHYPHVPSKDQRKDGSRDGAEGTNYNEIPQNGKGSSRKGTQHSTRYQEPSKEKQRFPSKSEGQGQLIPPRGLDNEIKHEIGSHNGPNNEGTITTHSRKNHYVPHRQNNYAWNKGGSQSKGTWGYRNSHSNRRFRPPKKHDSSESSDSGSSSESDGD; this comes from the exons ATGCGAATCTTCTGTTTGGAACTGCTCCTTTTCAGCCTGACCCTGGCAGCACCA ACATTGCAACCACAGGCTGAGAAAAAGAAGCAAGACTATGTGGAAGAACAGAGG ATAACGTACAAGGGTCGCCATGAGAAACATGGGTATTATATGTTTAAGTATGTTTCCACCTCGTCTGGAAGGAAAAACCAAACTGATATGAAG caggaagaaaaaaacaaaggtatTGCTCTTCCCCATTCTGGCAAGAGAAGTCAAGAGCCAGCACCTAAAGAAAACATCGTCCTGAAAAAAGAGGAAGACTTGTTCCTTCCTAGAaccaatgaaaataacaaaagcacAAAATCTCAAAGTCTTTCGGGAAATAAACAGTCAACGAATGAAGACTACATTATCAGTAGCAAAGAAAATGCCCACAGTGACCTAAAGATGTCCATCTATCCTGAATCGAAGGGGAAGCACAGGGCTGAGGACAGAGACAGTGCTATCCGCAAACTACACAGCCAAGAAGGATATGGCGCAGCTCTCATCAGAAATAGCATGTACCACGGAATGGAGCCCAGGACTGTGACTGAACTCTTGGggggagaaaacaaagagaacaaaCCGAGGAATGTCCTAGGCAAAATTCCAGCAGATGCCAACTATGCTAAAGCCCCCTCACAACTTAAGAATCACCAAAGAGATTCCCAAGCCCAGAATATTCCGGTAAAAAGCAAATCTACCCACCTCACCCAACACAACATGGACTATCTAAAACAGCTCCCCAAAGTAAAGAAAATCCCCAGTGATTTTGAGGGCAGTGGTTACCCTGATCTTCAAGGAAGAGGAGATAATGATCTCTCTCCTTTCAGTGGAGATGGTCCACCTTTCAAGGACATTTCTGGTAAAGGAGATGCTATTGATCCTGACCGAAAAGGTACAGATATTCAAACAGAGCTTTCCATCCCAAGTGAAACTGAGACCACCAGTCCTGATGCAAAAGGACCAGGTTATAATGAGATcccagagaaagaaaggaatggcagaaAAACTACTGGAACCAGGGGTAAAACAGCCCAAGAGGCAAATACTGATGTAAGCCTGGTGGAGGGCAGCAATGACATCATAGGTGGCACCGATTTTAAGAAACTCCCTGGGCAAGAAGGAAACAGAGTGCATGGCGGCAGCCAAGATGCTCATCAAGGGGAAATAGAGTTTCACTACCCGCACGTACCCTCAAAAGACCAAAGGAAAGACGGCAGTAGAGATGGAGCTGAAGGTACTAACTATAATGAAATTCCCCAAAATGGCAAAGGCAGCAGCAGAAAAGGCACACAGCATTCTACTAGATATCAAGAGccctcaaaggaaaaacaaagatttcCCAGTAAGAGTGAAGGTCAGGGCCAGCTCATTCCTCCTCGTGGTCTTGATAATGAAATTAAACATGAAATAGGTTCCCATAACGGTCCCAATAATGAGGGAACCATAACAACACACAGCAGGAAAAATCATTATGTGCCCCACCGACAAAATAATTATGCATGGAACAAGGGTGGGTCACAAAGCAAAGGCACCTGGGGTTACAGGAACTCCCATTCCAATAGGAGGTTTCGCCCCCCTAAAAAGCATGACAGTAGTGAGTCATCTGACAGTGGCAGTTCCAGCGAGAGTGATGGTGACTAG